From Vitis vinifera cultivar Pinot Noir 40024 chromosome 3, ASM3070453v1, the proteins below share one genomic window:
- the LOC100241832 gene encoding uncharacterized protein At4g06744 — MGRNTISFCSIFLIWALFLDWGLLRRYVAADDGGVVKREGFEIIIGGGYSPPPEYEEGCPPPPPEPECPPPPPPSPPPPPPPSPPPPPSPPPPPPPSPPPPPSPPPPPPPSPPPPPPPPPPPPPPPPPPPPPPPPPPPPPVDRNARLKIALKAIRIFQAKITVDPFNIAKGWKGNNPCKFKGFVCSTVPDKNLNAVAGVDFNGFNFGGPNLALDGFLNGLPDITIFHANSNDFNGRIPKIDTTKLRYLYELDLSNNKLHGEFPYEVLAAKQLTFLDLRFNSFSGVVPPHVFILDVDVIFINDNNFIQQLPENIGDTPALYLTFANNKFTGPIPRSIGRSKNLLEVLFLNNQLSGCLPYEIGYLKDATVFDVGFNQLTGPIPHSFGCLDSIQILNLAANQFYGPVPETLCELPNLYNLSLSHNYFTQVGPKCRKLITEKKLDVRMNCILGLPQQKPEHACSHFFSQVRQCPDPKSFIKVPCGRYPSHLPSSSKPPALRTYGTLIPHRL; from the coding sequence atgGGTAGAAACACAATTTCTTTCTGTTCCATTTTTCTCATTTGGGCATTGTTTCTTGATTGGGGTTTGTTGCGGCGATATGTAGCTGCGGATGATGGTGGGGTGGTGAAAAGGGAAGGGTTTGAGATTATAATTGGCGGTGGCTATAGTCCACCTCCTGAGTATGAAGAAGGCTGTCCACCTCCCCCTCCTGAGCCTGAATGCCCCCCACCTCCACCTCCatctccacctccacctccacctccatctccacctccacctccatctccacctccacctccacctccatctccacctccacctccatctccacctccacctccacctccatcTCCACCTCCACCCCCTCCTCCaccccctcctcctcctcctcctccacctcctcctcctcctccgcctccgcctcctcctcctccaccagTCGATCGCAATGCGAGACTTAAAATTGCTCTAAAAGCAATCAGGATATTCCAAGCCAAAATCACGGTAGATCCTTTTAATATCGCCAAGGGATGGAAGGGCAACAATCCTTGCAAATTCAAGGGCTTCGTCTGCAGTACTGTCCCGGACAAGAACCTGAACGCAGTCGCCGGAGTAGACTTCAATGGCTTTAACTTCGGAGGCCCCAACCTCGCTCTTGACGGCTTCCTTAACGGGTTACCAGACATAACCATCTTCCACGCCAATTCCAACGACTTCAACGGTCGCATCCCCAAAATTGACACTACAAAACTCCGATACCTTTACGAGCTGGACTTGAGCAACAACAAGCTACATGGTGAGTTCCCATACGAAGTCCTCGCCGCCAAGCAGCTCACCTTCCTGGACCTCCGGTTCAACTCATTCTCTGGCGTGGTTCCGCCGCACGTCTTCATACTAGATGTGGACGTTATTTTCATAAATGACAACAATTTCATACAGCAGCTCCCGGAAAATATAGGGGACACGCCAGCCCTTTACCTCACTTTTGCCAATAACAAGTTTACAGGCCCCATCCCACGCAGCATCGGCCGATCCAAAAACCTTCTCGAGGTCCTTTTCCTCAACAACCAGCTGTCAGGGTGCTTGCCCTACGAGATAGGATATTTGAAAGACGCCACAGTGTTTGACGTTGGTTTCAACCAGTTAACTGGCCCAATCCCGCATTCATTCGGCTGCTTGGACAGCATTCAGATCCTTAACTTGGCCGCAAACCAGTTCTACGGGCCTGTCCCTGAAACTCTCTGCGAGCTGCCCAACCTCTACAACCTGTCTCTCTCACACAACTATTTCACTCAGGTTGGCCCCAAATGCCGAAAATTGATAACGGAGAAGAAACTGGACGTGAGGATGAACTGCATTTTGGGACTTCCACAGCAGAAACCAGAGCATGCCTGTTCTCATTTCTTCTCCCAAGTCAGGCAATGCCCTGATCCCAAGTCATTTATCAAAGTCCCTTGCGGTAGGTACCCAAGCCATCTTCCTTCATCCTCCAAGCCCCCCGCTCTGCGAACCTATGGTACCCTCATCCCACATCGACTGTGA